In one Acetobacter sp. genomic region, the following are encoded:
- the ccmA gene encoding heme ABC exporter ATP-binding protein CcmA yields the protein MPDTASFSATLEARNITVFRGERLVLDQVSLSLSAGEAMILTGPNGAGKSTLMRVLAGLRKPDSGELLWQGENVFSDRMAYAHNIAYLGHQDALKPGLTLTENLSVFAHGVSLHEAFDSFDLRPLADTPVRLFSAGQKRRAALARVLLAQAPLWLLDEPSLGLDVHSVERLGEAFRHHRQKGGMIIITTHVPLPLENARHLTLAGVPVEEWAGEFIDA from the coding sequence ATCCCGGACACCGCCTCTTTTTCCGCCACGCTTGAAGCACGGAACATCACGGTCTTCCGTGGCGAGCGCCTTGTGCTTGATCAGGTCAGCCTTTCCCTTTCGGCAGGCGAGGCGATGATCCTGACCGGACCGAATGGCGCGGGCAAAAGTACCCTGATGCGTGTACTCGCGGGGTTGAGAAAACCTGACTCTGGTGAACTTCTGTGGCAGGGCGAGAATGTCTTCTCCGACCGCATGGCCTATGCCCACAATATTGCCTATCTCGGCCATCAGGACGCCCTGAAGCCGGGCCTGACCCTGACGGAGAATCTGTCCGTCTTCGCGCATGGCGTCTCTCTCCATGAAGCATTCGACAGCTTCGATCTGCGTCCGCTGGCTGACACACCCGTACGACTGTTTTCCGCCGGGCAGAAACGCCGCGCGGCACTGGCTCGCGTGCTTCTCGCGCAGGCTCCTCTCTGGCTGCTGGACGAACCAAGTCTCGGGCTGGACGTCCACTCCGTCGAGCGCCTTGGCGAAGCGTTCCGTCACCACCGGCAAAAGGGCGGCATGATCATCATCACCACTCATGTCCCTCTGCCTCTTGAGAATGCGCGTCACCTGACTCTTGCCGGTGTGCCGGTAGAGGAATGGGCCGGGGAGTTCATCGACGCATGA
- the dxs gene encoding 1-deoxy-D-xylulose-5-phosphate synthase — translation MTQNTPPSQPSSGDSKPIPTRGRFPLLDRVSQPVDLRNLSIDQLKQVADELRSETVETVSTTGGHLGASLGVVELTVAIHAVFDTPDDRLIWDVGHQAYPHKIITGRRDRIRTLRQPGGLSGFTRRSESEYDPFGAAHSSTSISAGLGMAVAHHLRAEDDPSYRERNVIAVIGDGSISAGMAYEAMNNAAVAGEGAERLIVILNDNEMSIAPPVGSMSNYLSRLMSSRQFMGLRDLAGKFVKKLPDRLERTAKKAEEYARGMITGGTLFEELGFYYVGPVDGHDLTQLVPILRNLRDTDQGPILLHVITEKGHGYKPAEAAGDKYHAVAKFNVVTGEQKKAPPGPPSWTNIFARELVDRAATDSRITAITAAMPSGTGLDKFAAKFPDRFFDVGIAEQHAVTFAAGMATEGLRPFCAIYSTFLQRAYDQVMHDVVLQKLPVRFAIDRAGLVGADGATHAGSFDIAYLGCLPGMTIMAPSDEIELLNMTATACEFDEGPIALRYPRGNTYGLELPAKGEIIQIGKGRIVREMGQQSGREKGGIAILSLGPRLEEALKAADQLAAHGLPPTVADARFAKPLDTQLVEQLARDHAVLITIEEGSVGGFGSLVAQHLSQTGLLDHVRLRTMTLPDTFIDHDSQFEQYNTARLNAPHIVQTALKALGIVEQQSSSVRMASGV, via the coding sequence ATGACCCAGAACACACCTCCCTCCCAGCCTTCGTCAGGTGACAGCAAGCCCATCCCCACGCGTGGTCGTTTTCCGCTGCTGGACCGTGTTTCGCAGCCTGTTGACCTGCGGAACCTGTCGATCGACCAGCTCAAGCAGGTCGCGGACGAGCTTCGGTCGGAGACGGTCGAGACGGTGTCCACAACAGGCGGTCACCTCGGCGCATCGCTGGGCGTGGTGGAACTGACGGTCGCCATCCATGCCGTGTTCGACACCCCCGACGACCGGCTGATCTGGGACGTGGGCCATCAGGCCTACCCGCACAAGATCATCACCGGACGCCGCGACCGCATCCGCACCCTGCGCCAGCCGGGCGGCCTGTCGGGCTTCACCCGCCGCTCGGAGAGCGAATACGACCCGTTCGGCGCGGCCCACTCCTCCACCTCCATCTCCGCCGGTCTCGGCATGGCCGTGGCGCACCATCTGCGCGCCGAAGACGACCCGTCCTACCGCGAGCGCAATGTCATCGCCGTGATCGGCGACGGTTCGATCTCCGCCGGCATGGCCTATGAGGCGATGAACAACGCCGCCGTCGCCGGTGAGGGCGCGGAACGGCTGATCGTCATCCTCAACGACAACGAGATGTCCATCGCGCCGCCGGTCGGCTCGATGTCGAACTACCTCTCCCGCCTGATGTCCTCGCGCCAGTTCATGGGCCTGCGCGACCTCGCCGGGAAGTTCGTGAAGAAACTGCCGGACCGTCTGGAACGCACCGCCAAGAAGGCCGAGGAATATGCCCGCGGCATGATCACCGGCGGCACGCTGTTCGAGGAACTCGGCTTCTATTATGTCGGCCCGGTCGACGGGCACGACCTGACCCAGCTCGTGCCGATCCTGCGCAATCTGCGCGACACGGATCAGGGTCCGATCCTGCTGCATGTCATCACCGAGAAGGGCCATGGCTACAAGCCGGCCGAGGCGGCGGGCGACAAGTATCACGCCGTGGCGAAGTTCAACGTCGTCACCGGCGAGCAGAAGAAGGCCCCTCCGGGACCGCCGTCCTGGACCAACATCTTCGCCCGTGAGCTGGTCGATCGCGCCGCCACGGACAGCCGCATCACGGCCATCACCGCCGCGATGCCGTCCGGCACGGGGCTCGACAAGTTCGCGGCGAAGTTCCCCGACCGGTTCTTCGATGTCGGCATCGCCGAGCAGCACGCCGTCACCTTCGCCGCCGGCATGGCGACGGAAGGGCTGCGTCCGTTCTGCGCGATCTACTCCACCTTCCTGCAACGCGCCTACGATCAGGTCATGCATGACGTGGTGCTGCAGAAGCTGCCGGTGCGCTTCGCCATCGACCGCGCCGGTCTGGTCGGCGCTGATGGCGCGACGCATGCAGGCTCGTTCGACATCGCCTATCTGGGCTGCCTGCCGGGCATGACCATCATGGCGCCGTCCGACGAGATCGAGCTTCTGAACATGACGGCCACGGCCTGCGAGTTCGACGAAGGTCCGATCGCGCTGCGGTATCCGCGTGGCAACACCTATGGTCTCGAGCTGCCCGCGAAGGGCGAGATCATCCAGATCGGCAAGGGTCGCATCGTTCGTGAGATGGGCCAGCAGTCCGGGCGCGAGAAGGGCGGCATCGCCATCCTGTCGCTCGGTCCGCGTCTGGAAGAGGCGCTGAAGGCCGCCGACCAGCTCGCCGCGCACGGCCTGCCGCCGACTGTGGCCGACGCCCGCTTCGCCAAGCCGCTGGACACGCAGCTTGTCGAGCAACTCGCCCGCGACCATGCCGTTCTGATCACCATCGAGGAAGGCTCTGTCGGCGGGTTCGGATCGCTGGTCGCCCAGCATCTCTCACAGACCGGCCTGCTCGATCACGTCCGCCTGCGCACCATGACGCTCCCCGATACGTTCATCGACCATGACAGCCAGTTCGAGCAATACAACACGGCACGCCTCAACGCTCCCCATATCGTCCAGACAGCACTCAAGGCGTTGGGGATCGTTGAGCAACAGTCTTCATCTGTGAGAATGGCCTCAGGAGTATAA
- the hpnI gene encoding bacteriohopanetetrol glucosamine biosynthesis glycosyltransferase HpnI, which translates to MTLLHDLAILCDTIGVAGTIQAALGTALVIRFRSDEKKAMPARGQQPPVTILKPLHGDEPLLAEALESFCTQDYPSFQIVFGVQRANDPAIDIVEHLQKRHPHIDMCLVINGTQHGDNRKVGNLINMLPKARHDLLVISDSDIHVSPDYLQQVVKELVPPDAGPNTGLVTTVYAGLPASRNIPRLFAACQINHNFLPGVLLSRYLGRQDCLGATMALSRDTLEQVGGFQALVSHVADDAILGRLVRTNGQNIAIAETMTWTTIAETTFTDLLIHELRWGRTVRALAPAGYLASAIQLPLFWLSFAALLQPHAPGFLTFFLWGWAFRALCAFAMDRTVGQKSLVPLLLLPLRDWLSAAVMVGSMTGSRVDWRGHTMHVTPHPAVTPSVPPVGTPLSPNDSS; encoded by the coding sequence ATGACCCTGCTGCACGATCTCGCCATTCTCTGCGACACAATCGGTGTCGCGGGAACCATTCAGGCCGCGCTCGGCACGGCGCTGGTGATTCGCTTTCGTTCGGATGAGAAGAAAGCGATGCCTGCCCGTGGCCAGCAGCCGCCAGTCACCATCCTGAAGCCCCTGCATGGCGATGAACCACTGCTGGCGGAAGCTCTCGAAAGTTTCTGCACGCAGGACTATCCGTCATTCCAGATTGTTTTCGGGGTTCAGCGCGCCAACGATCCGGCCATCGACATCGTTGAGCATCTTCAGAAGCGTCATCCGCATATTGACATGTGCCTGGTCATCAACGGCACGCAGCACGGTGATAACCGCAAGGTTGGCAATCTCATCAACATGCTGCCGAAAGCCCGGCACGATCTGCTGGTCATTTCCGATTCCGACATCCATGTCAGCCCGGATTACCTGCAACAGGTTGTCAAAGAGCTTGTGCCGCCGGACGCGGGGCCAAACACGGGGCTGGTGACCACAGTTTATGCAGGCCTGCCCGCCAGCCGGAACATCCCGCGCCTGTTCGCAGCCTGCCAGATCAACCACAACTTCCTGCCCGGCGTGCTCCTGTCACGCTATCTTGGCCGGCAGGACTGCCTCGGCGCGACCATGGCCCTCTCCCGCGACACGCTTGAGCAGGTCGGCGGCTTTCAGGCTCTGGTGTCTCATGTCGCCGATGACGCCATTCTCGGACGCCTTGTCCGGACCAATGGGCAAAACATCGCCATCGCCGAAACCATGACATGGACGACGATCGCGGAAACAACGTTCACGGACCTGCTCATCCACGAACTGCGCTGGGGACGGACGGTCCGCGCCCTTGCTCCGGCGGGCTATCTGGCCTCCGCCATCCAGCTTCCCCTGTTCTGGTTATCGTTCGCCGCGCTCCTGCAACCCCACGCGCCCGGTTTCCTGACATTTTTTCTGTGGGGATGGGCCTTTCGCGCGCTCTGCGCGTTTGCGATGGACAGGACCGTCGGGCAGAAATCCCTCGTCCCGCTGCTTCTGCTGCCCTTGCGCGACTGGCTTTCCGCCGCAGTCATGGTCGGCAGCATGACCGGGTCACGGGTCGACTGGCGGGGGCACACCATGCATGTCACGCCCCATCCTGCGGTGACCCCTTCCGTTCCGCCTGTCGGCACCCCACTTTCTCCAAACGACAGTTCCTGA
- the acnA gene encoding aconitate hydratase AcnA, whose product MKAVGHDSLKTGRELKVDGKTYHYFSIPEAEKTIGKVERLPASLKVLLENVLRFEDGRSYTPNDAKAIAEWLEKAQSSKEVPFKPSRILMQDFTGVPGVVDLAAMRDGIVQLKGNPEKVNPLVPVNLVIDHSVMVDVAGTPDALQKNITMEFERNAERYAFLRWGQEAFENFSVVPPDTGICHQVNLEYIAQVAWTANVGGKDYVYPDTLYGTDSHTTMVNGLGVLGWGVGGIEAEAAMLGQPIAMLIPDVIGFRLTGKLPEGATATDLVLTVTQMLRKKGVVGKFVEFFGPALDHLPVADRATIANMAPEYGATCGFFPVDDLTLDFLRGTGRDEHRIKLVEEYYKAQGMFRTAETAEPVFTDTLELDLSKVVPSISGPKRPQDRVVLTEATSAFEKELTTGLGVAEADKDKKFPVANTNYELGSGDIVIAAITSCTNTSNPAVLIAAGLVARKARALGLTPKPWVKTSLAPGSQVVTDYLNRAGLQADLDAMGFNTVGYGCTTCIGNSGPLPDDIVDTIENNKLIAVSVLSGNRNFEGRISPNVRANYLASPPLVVAYSLLGTIRKDITTEPLGTSKDGKPVYLKDIWPSNKEVADLIGSSISRDEFIKRYSTVDKGTKEWQDLKVATGSQTYKWDTKSTYVQDPPYFKDMAEEPASTTSNITGARLLALLGDNITTDHISPAGSIKKDSPAGKYLMEHGVEPKDFNSYGSRRGNDRIMVRGTFANIRIKNEMCPGTEGGLSRFADGRQGFIYDVAMDYKVKGTPLVVIGGKEYGMGSSRDWAAKGTLLLGVKAVVAESFERIHRSNLVGMGVLPLLFKEGTDRKTLNLKGDETFDIIGLEKITPRMDVTLVITRADGTTEKVSLLCRIDTLDEVEYYRHGGILQYVLRGMLKAA is encoded by the coding sequence ATGAAAGCGGTTGGGCACGATTCGCTGAAAACCGGGCGTGAGCTCAAGGTTGACGGCAAGACCTACCATTATTTCTCCATCCCGGAGGCCGAGAAGACCATCGGAAAGGTCGAGCGTCTTCCGGCAAGCCTGAAAGTGCTGCTCGAAAACGTGCTGCGTTTCGAAGACGGGCGCTCCTACACGCCGAACGACGCCAAGGCGATCGCCGAGTGGCTGGAAAAGGCCCAGAGCTCGAAGGAAGTCCCCTTCAAGCCGTCGCGTATTCTCATGCAGGATTTCACCGGTGTTCCGGGTGTGGTTGACCTCGCCGCGATGCGTGATGGCATCGTGCAGCTGAAGGGTAACCCCGAGAAGGTGAATCCTCTGGTTCCGGTCAATCTCGTTATCGACCACTCCGTCATGGTTGACGTTGCTGGCACGCCGGATGCGCTCCAGAAGAACATCACCATGGAGTTCGAGCGTAACGCCGAGCGCTATGCGTTCCTGCGCTGGGGTCAGGAAGCGTTCGAGAATTTCTCGGTGGTGCCGCCCGACACGGGTATCTGCCATCAGGTCAACCTCGAATATATCGCGCAGGTCGCCTGGACCGCCAATGTCGGCGGCAAGGACTACGTCTATCCCGACACGCTGTACGGCACGGATTCCCACACGACCATGGTCAACGGTCTGGGCGTTCTCGGCTGGGGTGTGGGCGGCATCGAGGCGGAAGCCGCCATGCTCGGCCAGCCCATCGCCATGCTTATCCCTGACGTGATCGGCTTCCGTCTGACGGGCAAGCTGCCGGAAGGCGCGACGGCGACCGATCTGGTGTTGACCGTCACCCAGATGCTCCGCAAGAAGGGCGTGGTCGGCAAGTTCGTCGAGTTCTTTGGCCCCGCCCTCGACCACCTGCCGGTGGCCGACCGCGCGACCATCGCCAACATGGCTCCGGAATATGGCGCGACATGCGGCTTCTTCCCGGTTGACGACCTGACGCTCGACTTCCTGCGTGGCACGGGTCGTGACGAACATCGCATCAAGCTGGTTGAGGAATACTACAAGGCGCAGGGCATGTTCCGCACGGCGGAAACGGCTGAGCCGGTCTTCACCGACACGCTGGAACTCGATCTGTCCAAGGTCGTGCCGTCCATTTCCGGTCCGAAGCGTCCGCAGGACCGTGTCGTTCTGACCGAGGCGACTTCTGCGTTCGAGAAAGAGCTGACCACCGGCCTTGGCGTTGCGGAAGCCGACAAGGACAAGAAGTTCCCGGTCGCCAACACCAACTACGAGCTGGGCAGCGGCGATATCGTCATCGCGGCGATCACCTCCTGCACCAACACGTCCAATCCAGCCGTGCTTATTGCCGCAGGTCTCGTCGCCCGCAAGGCGCGGGCTCTGGGGCTGACGCCGAAGCCGTGGGTGAAGACCTCTCTCGCCCCGGGTTCGCAGGTTGTCACCGATTACCTGAACCGTGCCGGTCTTCAGGCGGATCTGGACGCGATGGGCTTCAACACGGTCGGCTATGGCTGCACGACCTGTATCGGAAACTCCGGCCCGCTGCCTGACGACATTGTCGACACGATCGAGAACAACAAGCTCATCGCCGTGTCCGTGCTGTCCGGCAACCGTAACTTCGAAGGCCGTATCTCGCCGAACGTGCGTGCGAACTATCTCGCCAGCCCGCCGCTGGTCGTGGCCTATTCGCTGCTCGGCACGATCCGCAAGGATATCACGACGGAGCCGCTCGGCACGTCAAAGGATGGCAAGCCGGTTTACCTGAAGGACATCTGGCCTTCGAACAAGGAAGTGGCCGATCTGATCGGATCTTCCATCTCTCGTGACGAGTTCATCAAGCGTTACAGCACGGTGGATAAGGGCACGAAGGAATGGCAGGATCTCAAGGTCGCCACCGGTTCACAGACCTACAAGTGGGATACGAAGTCCACCTACGTTCAGGATCCTCCGTATTTCAAGGACATGGCCGAGGAGCCTGCCAGCACGACGAGCAACATCACGGGCGCGCGTCTTCTGGCCCTGCTGGGTGACAACATCACCACGGACCACATTTCTCCAGCCGGTTCGATCAAGAAAGACTCGCCTGCGGGCAAGTATCTGATGGAGCATGGCGTCGAGCCGAAAGACTTCAACTCCTACGGCTCGCGTCGCGGTAATGACCGGATCATGGTGCGCGGCACATTCGCCAACATTCGCATCAAGAACGAGATGTGCCCCGGGACGGAAGGTGGCCTCTCCAGGTTCGCCGATGGCAGGCAGGGCTTCATCTATGATGTGGCCATGGACTATAAGGTAAAGGGCACGCCCCTCGTCGTCATCGGCGGCAAGGAATACGGCATGGGTTCGTCCCGTGACTGGGCTGCCAAGGGCACGCTGCTTCTGGGGGTGAAGGCGGTTGTCGCCGAAAGCTTCGAGCGTATCCATCGGTCCAACCTTGTGGGCATGGGCGTTCTGCCGCTGCTCTTCAAGGAAGGCACGGATCGCAAGACGCTGAATCTGAAGGGCGACGAGACCTTCGACATCATCGGACTTGAGAAGATCACGCCACGCATGGACGTGACGCTTGTCATCACCCGCGCCGATGGGACGACAGAAAAAGTGTCACTACTTTGTCGCATAGATACGCTGGACGAGGTCGAATATTACCGTCATGGTGGCATTCTCCAGTACGTCTTGCGTGGGATGCTGAAAGCTGCCTGA
- the hpnH gene encoding adenosyl-hopene transferase HpnH, with protein sequence MAVPLMQAVRVGAYVVKQHITRRQRYPLVLMLEPLFRCNLACAGCGKIDYPAAILNQRLSLQECLDADAEAGAPVIAIAGGEPLLHKEMPEIVRALIDRKKYVYLCTNALLLEKKMDDFEPNPFFSWDVHLDGDKDMHDASVCQEGVYERAVAAIKKAKARGFRVSINCTLFDGADPKRVASFFDEVMAMGVDGIMTAPGYAYERAPDQEHFLNRQKTKQLFREIFRLGKGHKWRFTQSPLFLNFLAGNETYHCTPWGKPLRNVFGWQRPCYLLGEGYAKSFNELMNDTKWDDYGTGNYEKCADCMVHSGYESTAVMDAVKRPWHIAKVALFGPETEKPMAPEISLANQRPAQYNYSEQVEEKLEEIVARKKPAKPPRVTTVVSASAAEKAVPADAAD encoded by the coding sequence ATGGCGGTACCTTTGATGCAGGCTGTCCGGGTCGGCGCGTATGTTGTGAAGCAGCATATTACCCGCAGGCAGCGTTATCCCCTCGTGCTGATGCTGGAGCCGTTGTTCCGCTGCAACCTCGCCTGCGCGGGCTGTGGCAAGATCGACTATCCGGCGGCTATCCTGAACCAGCGTCTGAGCCTTCAGGAATGTCTTGACGCGGATGCCGAGGCCGGTGCGCCGGTTATCGCTATCGCTGGCGGCGAGCCTCTCCTTCACAAGGAGATGCCGGAAATCGTCCGGGCGCTGATCGACCGCAAGAAATATGTCTATCTCTGCACGAATGCCCTTCTTCTTGAGAAGAAGATGGACGATTTCGAGCCGAACCCGTTCTTCTCATGGGACGTTCATCTTGACGGCGACAAGGACATGCATGACGCGTCCGTCTGTCAGGAAGGCGTGTACGAGCGTGCTGTCGCGGCGATCAAGAAAGCCAAGGCGCGTGGTTTCCGTGTCTCCATCAACTGCACCCTGTTCGACGGTGCGGACCCCAAGCGGGTGGCGTCCTTCTTCGATGAAGTGATGGCCATGGGCGTGGACGGCATCATGACCGCGCCGGGCTATGCCTATGAGCGTGCGCCGGATCAGGAGCACTTCCTGAACCGTCAGAAGACGAAGCAGTTGTTCCGTGAGATTTTCCGTCTCGGCAAGGGGCACAAGTGGCGCTTCACGCAGTCGCCGCTGTTCCTGAACTTCCTTGCTGGCAACGAGACCTATCACTGCACACCGTGGGGCAAGCCGCTCCGCAACGTGTTCGGCTGGCAGCGTCCGTGCTATCTGCTGGGTGAAGGCTATGCCAAGTCGTTCAACGAACTGATGAACGACACCAAGTGGGATGACTACGGCACGGGCAACTATGAAAAGTGCGCCGACTGCATGGTCCATTCCGGCTATGAATCCACGGCTGTCATGGATGCGGTGAAGCGTCCGTGGCATATCGCCAAGGTTGCGCTGTTCGGACCTGAAACCGAGAAGCCGATGGCGCCGGAAATCTCGCTGGCGAACCAGCGCCCTGCTCAGTACAACTATTCCGAGCAGGTCGAGGAAAAGCTGGAAGAAATCGTTGCCCGCAAGAAGCCGGCCAAGCCGCCACGTGTTACGACCGTGGTCAGCGCTTCGGCCGCGGAGAAGGCTGTCCCTGCTGACGCCGCGGATTGA
- the ccmB gene encoding heme exporter protein CcmB, producing MTRLFLGIIERDLRLALRHGADTLGAVLFFILVGALFPLALGPSPELLRRMAPGVIWVCALLAALLPLDRLFGSELEDGSLDHLLLTGLPPSLVALAKMTAHWLTTGLPLLIAAFPMAVMLNLPTHTFPALMAGLIPGTIALSLFGGMAASIVLGARRGGVLLPLLVLPLVTPVLIFGAAAVDSARSGLVWAPDMELLLAILAGAFPLCPLAAGAGLRAAVE from the coding sequence ATGACGCGCCTTTTTCTTGGAATCATCGAGCGTGATCTGCGTCTGGCACTGCGTCACGGGGCGGACACGCTTGGAGCGGTTCTGTTTTTCATTCTCGTGGGCGCGCTGTTTCCTCTGGCGCTTGGCCCCTCGCCCGAACTGCTGCGGCGCATGGCTCCGGGCGTCATCTGGGTCTGCGCCCTGCTCGCTGCGCTACTGCCGCTTGATCGTCTCTTCGGCTCGGAACTGGAAGATGGGTCACTGGACCACCTGCTTCTGACCGGGCTCCCTCCTTCTCTTGTCGCTCTGGCCAAAATGACGGCGCACTGGCTGACGACGGGCCTGCCGCTTCTGATCGCCGCCTTTCCGATGGCGGTCATGCTCAATCTGCCGACACATACTTTTCCTGCTCTGATGGCGGGCCTGATCCCCGGCACCATCGCCCTGTCGCTCTTTGGCGGCATGGCGGCATCTATTGTGCTCGGCGCCAGACGTGGTGGCGTCCTGCTGCCGCTGCTTGTGCTGCCTCTCGTCACGCCTGTTCTGATTTTTGGCGCGGCGGCCGTCGATTCCGCCCGCAGTGGTCTGGTCTGGGCGCCAGATATGGAACTGCTTCTGGCTATTCTTGCCGGAGCATTCCCACTTTGCCCGCTGGCAGCCGGTGCGGGATTACGGGCCGCGGTGGAATAG
- a CDS encoding hemolysin family protein, which translates to MTVSILIILLLVILNGVFAMGELALISLKRPRLVMLQSQGVRGAERALKLADDPQRFLPTVQIGMTLVSILEGTFGGVKIEAALTPWLAQFPALKPFAEDISMVVVVFAITGLMLVLGELVPKQLALQHPETIAAALAWPLDMLGKIARPFVWFLRLSSDLVLKFLRVSVADRQTLTEEELRAVLLEGAQSGVLEHEERTMIERLLRLADRPVRAIMTPRNEIIWIERHAPRDVLVSTLRATTFSRLVVCEGGVDNPVGVILASDMLDRLLDGMPVSIEAGLRQPVVVPDSISALDMLERMRSIPLGIALVVDEYGSFEGVVTASDLFDAIVGEVNEHGQHTLLSVKPGDIVILEGSEPADEVKDRLGLGDLPGEGDYHTLGGLILALLRRVPAVADKVVFSGWLFEVLEMEGRRVTRVKASRQALAEN; encoded by the coding sequence ATGACTGTTTCCATTCTGATTATTCTGCTGCTCGTCATACTGAACGGCGTGTTCGCCATGGGCGAACTGGCGCTGATTTCACTGAAACGGCCCCGGCTCGTGATGCTTCAGAGTCAGGGGGTGAGAGGAGCTGAGCGGGCGCTGAAGCTGGCGGATGATCCGCAGCGCTTTCTGCCGACGGTGCAGATCGGCATGACGCTGGTGTCGATTCTGGAAGGCACCTTCGGCGGCGTGAAGATTGAAGCGGCCCTGACGCCCTGGCTGGCCCAGTTTCCGGCACTGAAGCCGTTTGCCGAGGATATTTCCATGGTGGTGGTCGTGTTCGCGATCACTGGCCTCATGCTTGTGCTGGGTGAACTGGTGCCCAAACAGCTTGCGCTCCAGCATCCGGAAACGATTGCGGCAGCTCTTGCATGGCCTCTGGACATGCTGGGCAAGATCGCACGGCCTTTTGTCTGGTTTCTCAGATTGTCCTCCGATCTGGTGCTGAAGTTTCTTCGGGTGTCAGTGGCGGATCGCCAGACACTGACCGAAGAGGAGTTGCGGGCTGTCCTGCTTGAAGGAGCCCAGTCCGGTGTGCTGGAGCATGAAGAGCGGACGATGATCGAACGTCTTCTGCGTCTGGCGGACCGGCCCGTCCGGGCCATCATGACGCCCCGTAACGAGATCATCTGGATCGAGCGCCATGCGCCGCGTGACGTACTGGTATCCACGCTGCGCGCGACCACTTTCTCCCGGCTGGTCGTCTGCGAGGGCGGAGTGGACAATCCGGTCGGCGTGATTCTGGCCAGCGACATGCTGGACCGCCTGCTCGACGGGATGCCGGTGTCGATCGAAGCAGGACTCAGGCAGCCGGTGGTCGTGCCCGACTCTATTTCCGCGCTGGATATGCTCGAACGGATGCGCTCGATCCCGCTGGGTATCGCTCTCGTTGTGGATGAATACGGTTCGTTCGAGGGAGTCGTGACTGCTTCCGACCTGTTCGATGCGATTGTCGGTGAGGTCAACGAGCATGGTCAGCACACCCTGCTGTCAGTCAAACCCGGTGACATTGTGATTCTTGAAGGGTCAGAGCCCGCCGATGAGGTGAAGGACCGGCTTGGCTTGGGCGATCTGCCGGGTGAGGGGGATTATCACACGCTGGGCGGTCTGATTCTCGCCCTGCTGCGTCGCGTGCCCGCTGTGGCGGATAAGGTTGTTTTCTCCGGCTGGCTGTTTGAGGTGCTGGAGATGGAAGGGCGTCGTGTGACCCGTGTTAAAGCGAGTCGGCAGGCGCTGGCGGAAAATTAA
- a CDS encoding ABC transporter substrate-binding protein: protein MTRLRFPALSALVLGVSLSFQSFGAHAQDAAAVTAPVQALNQALDAIQQPNSGSFAARTSKLAPVVDQSYDLESVLRSSIGASRYAQLSADDKQKLMAAFREYTVARYLSSFKPGSGAKFILSPEISPFAVASEQKVTTHIGSDENPQGTEIDYVMRQENGSWKIVDVLLEGHISQVVVQRSDFGPTLASSDVNGLIAVLNKKVKTFAED, encoded by the coding sequence ATGACCAGACTACGGTTCCCGGCCCTGTCAGCCCTTGTCCTTGGCGTTTCTCTTTCCTTCCAGTCTTTCGGTGCGCACGCGCAGGACGCCGCTGCCGTCACCGCGCCGGTTCAGGCTCTCAATCAGGCGCTGGACGCAATCCAGCAACCGAATTCCGGTAGTTTCGCCGCACGGACAAGCAAGCTCGCGCCCGTCGTGGATCAGTCGTACGATCTGGAAAGCGTTCTCCGCTCTTCCATCGGCGCGTCACGCTACGCACAGCTTTCCGCCGATGACAAACAGAAGCTCATGGCCGCGTTCCGCGAATACACGGTTGCCCGCTACCTTTCGAGCTTCAAGCCGGGTTCAGGAGCGAAGTTCATCCTTTCTCCGGAGATCAGTCCGTTTGCCGTCGCTTCCGAGCAGAAGGTGACGACACATATCGGTTCCGATGAAAACCCTCAGGGAACGGAAATCGACTATGTCATGCGTCAGGAAAATGGCAGCTGGAAGATTGTCGATGTATTGCTGGAAGGGCATATCAGCCAGGTGGTTGTCCAGCGCTCCGACTTTGGTCCGACACTGGCGTCCAGTGATGTGAACGGCCTCATCGCCGTTCTGAACAAAAAAGTGAAGACCTTCGCGGAGGACTGA